The genome window CCTCGCTGTCACGAATCGGCAGCGGACGATCAGCGGTACCACCGATGAAACCCATGACTTTCGGGGTTTCCTTGACCAAATGCCAGCACTCATCGTCGATGCGCGGCGCTTTGCCTTCGGTGTCCGTCTCGATCTGGACCAGCACGTAACCCGGGAAGAACTTGCGATCGCTGCGGCGCTTCTGGCCACCACGCATCTCGATCACTTCCTCGGTTGGCACCAGGACTTCGCCAAACCTTTCTTCCATTCCAGCACGCTGAATGCGCTCCGTCAGGGACTTGCGCACCTGATTTTCGAAGCCGGAATAGGCATGCACCACATACCAACGCTTGCTCATGCTCTTTTCCTCACGAACCCAGCTTGAGCAGCCAGTCGAGCACAACCGACTTGAGAATCAAGTCAATCAGGCCCAACAGCAGCGACAGGATGACGACCACCACCATGATGATACCGGTGGTCTTGAGGGTTTCCTCGCGGGTCGGCCAGACGACCTTGCGCATTTCGAACTGGGATT of Dyella terrae contains these proteins:
- the nusG gene encoding transcription termination/antitermination protein NusG, giving the protein MSKRWYVVHAYSGFENQVRKSLTERIQRAGMEERFGEVLVPTEEVIEMRGGQKRRSDRKFFPGYVLVQIETDTEGKAPRIDDECWHLVKETPKVMGFIGGTADRPLPIRDSEADAILSRVREGVEKPKPKVLFEPGEMVRVTDGPFNDFNGVVEEVNYEKSRLRVAVLIFGRSTPVELEFGQVEKA